A genomic window from Candidatus Poribacteria bacterium includes:
- a CDS encoding RDD family protein codes for MNWQEGSLDEIEEPKDMAPEFASFGRRFLAVLIDVLIFYLIMLPGYAILLRSGPSTARDILDLLFFLFGLAFNIWNTVYLVSRDGASIGKKLAGVVVLNEDFKNLSFGAALAREMIFKAISSLPFWLGFFWMMWDGKCQTWHDKLAGSYVYKADSIDLTSAT; via the coding sequence TTGAACTGGCAAGAAGGCTCATTGGATGAGATCGAGGAGCCCAAGGATATGGCGCCGGAGTTCGCGAGCTTTGGCCGCAGATTTCTTGCTGTGCTGATAGATGTCCTCATCTTCTATCTGATCATGCTCCCCGGATATGCCATTCTCCTCCGCTCAGGTCCATCCACCGCCAGAGATATCCTCGACCTCCTGTTTTTCCTCTTCGGGTTGGCCTTCAATATCTGGAACACGGTCTATCTGGTCAGCCGGGACGGAGCCTCGATAGGCAAAAAGCTCGCGGGGGTGGTCGTTCTGAACGAGGATTTCAAAAACCTCTCCTTCGGAGCGGCCCTCGCCCGCGAGATGATATTCAAGGCCATATCCTCACTTCCCTTCTGGCTGGGGTTTTTCTGGATGATGTGGGATGGGAAGTGCCAGACATGGCATGATAAACTCGCCGGCAGCTATGTCTATAAAGCCGACTCGATTGACCTCACT